The nucleotide window CGGGAATCCATCATCTACAATCCGTTGAAAAGCAATTTGTTTGATTATAAAGAGAATATTTTTGCTGTTTATGTTTCCTCAGAATATAAATTGAAAAAGTGGGAACTGAAAGCTGGATTAAGGTCGGAAACAACCGCTATCAAAACAAAATCTGACAATCCAACTGTTGAAAACAACAGAACGCGAACTGGACTTTTCCCCACTTTTTACGCGATGTACACTTTGAACGATGACCAGCAATTGGGATTTTCGTACGGCAAAAGAATCGACCGACCGAATTACGATTTCCTGAATCCATCGAGGTCTTATTATAACTTGTATTATTATTTTCAAGGTGATGCGAATTTGAAATCGACGATTATTCACAATCTGAGTTTGACCTACACCGTGAAAAATTGGAACTTCGAAACGTATTTCTCATACATCAAAGACCCGTCGATGGAAATTTCAATCCAAAATCCTGAGACTTTTGAAACGGTTTACAATTTTACAAACATCGACCACGGGAAAAATATGGGCGCGAATGTTTCTAAAAGCTTCTCTATAAAGCCATATTGGAAGCTGAACGTTTTTGCGATGGGAGAATATCAGGAAAATTATTTTATGGGCGTGGACCAAATCCTGTACAAAAATGATGTGTTCTTCTACAATACGAATCTATCAACGCAAATCACTTTGGACAAGGCGAAAACCTGGGATTTGAACGTGGGTTATGTTTACAATTCGAAGACGATTCAAGGTTCTTTTGACATCAGTTCTTCGCAGAATACTTACGTTATCATCAATAAAAAAATGTTTGATAAGAAATTGGAAGCGGGATTGGTTTTCAATGATATTTTCAAAACGGACAAAAATACGATTTCTACCAATTATGCGAATCAGAATCAATATTTCAAGGATTATCGGGACACGCGATATTTCATCATCAATCTGAAATATAATTTTGGAAATCAAAAAGTTAAAGAGGCGAAGGCTGGAAACAAGACGGAAGAGCAGAAGCGACTTTAGAAATCGAAATCTTTATGAAAGCAAAAACACTATCAAAATCTGATAGTGTTTTTTATATTTAGTTAGCGTAGGCTGATTTGTTTTGGAAAACGTTCATCGACGCAATCCTGTTGTTTTTATTGTAAACAATCTCGACGGTGAAAGACGAAATCTCGTACAGAACAAACTTGAGTTCATCTTTGATGGTTTCGTTCATCAGTTGACCTTGGTTCAAAACGATGTCACACTGAGATTCATTCGGCAAATTTTTGAAATCGTAGTAAGAAATATTCATAGTGGTCAGTTTTAAATTGTTAGTTATTAAGTACATAATGGACTACACAATTTCTTTGCCAATTCTGTGGAAAACTACCCTACTTCAATATTATTTTTCAAAATATTAATAATATGATATCAAAAATATGAAATTAAGACGAAAGATCTTGCTGATACTTCATCTTGTTGATCACTGGATTTGCGTACATCGCTAGAAAACTCTCTTTCAGGGCAGAATCAAAACTGTCAATTCGCATCTCCAGTCTTCTGATGAACAGTTGTTTTTCTTCTTCTGTGTAACGGTGAGCAAATTGATCGGTCTTGTGAAGCAGATCGTACGCAATATACTTGGTTGGCCAAAGTTTATAATTCTGGATAATCGAGTCATCGATGATCTGTGCGATGGCCTGAAGTTGTTTGTTCTTGTTATCAAACTCGTTGGCGATGTTGTCCAGTTCTGTGTTCAACACTTTTCCGGCGTGGAGGTGGATCCGTTTTTTCTGTCCCAAAACGCCGCTGAGCATCGTTGTGAAATCTTCGTTATGATCTTTAACATATACTTCATTTCTAGATTTTGCCATCAGCTGCGGCATTTTCAAGGAATCTGTAGGATCGTATTCGTAAGAGATGGATAATGGAACAATTTTCAATGTTTTGAAAAAGTCAGTCAGAGATTGATCTTCTGCAGACATTGCCAGCATTTTCAAGACGCCTTGCTGCGTAAAATCATTGCCATCTTTGGCTCTTCCCTCACGCTGTGCCATCCAGACGGAGCGGTTTTCATTGATTAGAAGATTATAAATATATTCTGACAATGTTTTGGAACTGCTAAGTTGTTCGCGAATTGAAATCCCTCTTTGGACCAAAAAATTACGGTTCAGTTTTGCAAGGACGTGGAGAAAAGGTTTTTTGACCAGATTATCACCAATGGCCGATGACGTCATTACAAAACCTCCATTCAACAATGCCAAATTCAATAGTGAAGTATCAAGCACAATGTCTCGGTGATTGGAAATGAAAAGATAGGACTGATTTTTATCCAGTTGATCGAATCCTGAAGTCGTTAAACCCTCCGAACTTCTTTCCAGAATCTGAAGTACGGTCTGAGAAATAAACTGACTTTGAAAATCATTAATAGAATGAACATTCTTGAATTCATCAATCCAAAAATCCTCATCCTTATTAGGAAATGTGAAACTCATCAAAGCCTTCATCATAGGATGCTTTGCTACACTCTGCAGCGCAACATTTACTTCATCATCATAAAATGGTCTTATCTCATCAAACTTCGACATATTTCTATTTAAATTAACAATTTGCAAAACAACGAAAAATTATTGAACCTGCCTTAGGAATCATTGTGATTGAATTTTTTCGAATTGATTTCAAAACCCGAGCCAATTATGAAAGCTTTTATCATCAGTCATTGGCAGATATTAATTATATTTGTGTAACTTTTAAATTCTTTAATGAACTCTCCCGACCTCATCCAGCCCGAGCAGTTACTTAGTATACTTTTCAAATCTCCGAATGCGACAGCAATTTACACTGGCGACGAGATTACGATAATAAGTGCCAATGAAGCCATGCTGAACTTTTGGGGAAAAGACAGAAAAGTCGTAGGGAAAAATTTCACAGATGCACTTCCGGAACTCTCCGGTCAGCCATTTTTCGATATTCTGCAGAATGTTTGGCGCTCTGGCGAGACCTATCTGGCAAAGGATTATCCTGCTGTACTTGATGTGGACGGCGAACTTCAATATTATTATTTCGATTTTGAGTATAAAGCCATTACTGATGAAAATGGTAAAACGAAATATATTCTGCACACGGCCTTCGAAGTATCCGACAGGATGGCTGCCAGAAAACTGGTCATAGAAAAGGCAAAAGCCGAAGAAAAACTCACAAAAGATCTGGGGGAAATAAATGAAGAATATCAGATCACCAATGAGGAACTTTTAAACATCAATGCTAAGCTGGAAAATGTCAACAAAGAACTTATCCATTATAAAAATCAGCTTGAGGAGCTCAATCATAATTTAGTTGAAAGTGAAACCCGCTTCAAATCTTTGGTAAAACATTCTCCTGTGGCAATGGCATCTTTGAAAGGAAAAGATTTTGAAATCGATGTAGTCAATGATGCGATCTTGGAAATCTGGGGAAAGGACAGATCGGTGATTGGTTTGCCTCTCGCTACCGCATTACCTGAAATAAAAGAGCAAAATTTCCTTAATATTCTCACAGACGTCTATAACAGTGGGAAATCTTTTTATGGTAAAGAACACAGAACTGTGCTTTCTATTAATGATCAGTCGGTTGAACGCTATCTCAACTTTGTTTACAAACCCATAAGCGATGCGACGGGAAAAAGTTATGCTATTCTCATCGTAGCTATCGATGTTACAGATCAGGTCAACTCCAGAGAATCTGTGAATGAGATTAATACAAGATTGCAAATCGCAATGGATGCCAGCAGCCTGGGTTCTACCGAAGTGAATGTTGCAACTGGTATTATGCAGAGTACAGATCAGTTCAAGCGCAATTATGGTTTTTCTCCAGAAGAAGATTTTACCTATGCTGATCTTTTTGAAGCAATGCTTCCAGAACATCACGAGAGGGTTAAAGGATTGGTGCAAGAAGCTATGAGAACGAATGGTATTTATAAAACAGAATATCCCATCAAATGGCGAGACGGCTCTCTGCACTGGATTGAAGCGCACGGCCGGCCAAGATACAATAAAGAAGGTGTGGCAGACCGAATGGTAGGAATGACTGCAGACATTACCGAAAAGAAAATGTTTGAACAGCGCAAGGATGACTTCCTAAGCATCGCCAGTCACGAACTGAAAACACCTCTTACGATTTTAAAAGCATCAATCCAATTATTAGACAGGCTGAAGGACAAACCATTTTCTGCGACACACAGCAAACTCATAGATCAATCTTCTAAAAGTGTGGAAACAATGGTTGTTTTAATTGATGAACTTCTTAATATGAGAAGAATGAATGAAGATCAGCTTAAGCTTGAGAAAACAAAGTTTAATCTTTTCAATATGTTGTCCAACAGTTGCAATCACGTGAGAATGGAGGGCAAATATAATATCACTGTCCAGGGCGACAAAAGTATTGAAGTGTATGCAGACGAAAACAGAATTGACCAGGTGGTGATCAATTTTGTGAACAATGCCGTAAAATACGCCGCTCATTCCAATCAAATCCAGATCATCATCGAATCTTTGAATGATGAAGTAAAAGTTTCTGTGAAGGATTTCGGAGATGGAATTGATGCTGAAATTTTGCCTCATCTTTTCGACCGTTACTACAGGGCAGATCATTCGGGAAAAACATATTCCGGACTTGGATTAGGACTTTACATCTGTGCAGAAATTATCAAAAAACATGATGGAAATATAGGCGCAAAAAGTACAATCGGTGAAGGAAGTACTTTTTGGTTTACATTGCCTGAATAATTTTTTTTTAATTCTAATATTAAAAAGGATAGCCGATCGCAATATTCAATATCAAATTATCCTTTCTCCAAGCGCTATCTCCGAATTTCACTCTATCCAGCACCCAACGGTCACCTTTTTCGTAGTAAGGAACCTTCAAAGGCATTGCAAGATCCAATCTCAAAACCAAGATCGAGAAATCCAATCGCAAACCGACTCCAGCGCCGACTGCTACTTCACTCAAGAAATCTTTGGAGAATTTTCCGCCAGGTCTGGTATTGACGCCTTGTTCATTGATATCATCATTCACCAACCAGATATTTCCTGCATCTACGAAGGCCGCTACATTTAGGAATTTGTAGATATTGGCTCTGTATTCTGCATTCATTTCTAGTTTGATGTCACCTGACTGGTCAAAGTAGAAACTTGCATTCTGAACTCTCGGATCATAACTTCCCGGTCCTAACGTTCTGGCTCGGAAAGCTCGAATACTATTACTTCCGCCGACAAAGAACTGTCTGGAGTAAGGCACAAACTCTGAGTTTCCATATGGATAGGCAATTCCGGCAATGATTCGGGAAGCAAAATTTGTCTTCTCATTGAACTTATGATAGAACCTGAAATCGTGTTCCATCTTCGCATATTGACTGAATGGAACGCCGAAAATATTTTTCTGATCACCTTTTTTCGCATTCGCTCCGGTTACAAGTCCAGTGATATTTCCTGCCAGATCCAACATTCCACGGTAATAGATCGTGTTGGTCTTTGGCGAAGTTGTATTGGTATAAGTATAAGTGTAAGTTGGTCCAAAGATCAATTGTTTGTCCACTACCCTTTGTAAAGTTGGATTCGCAGGAATTCCATTTTCAGGGTCTCCGTTGATTTGTTGGCGGTATTTATCGGTTATCGTTTGAGGCGCGACCATCGTGATATCAATGACCTTCAGATCGTGTTCTTTTCTGACGTTCTCTTTCCAAACGTAACCAAATGACGCATTGAAGTTGTGAAGCGTGTACAATTCCGTACGGCTTTGATATTCATATCCAAGGTTGATGTTGGTCCTAGGAACGAATGCACTGGAAGAATTAAATCTAAAAGGCGCCACAATTCTCGGAATGGAAAGTTGGGTGTTCGCCCCAACTCGGATGATGTTGTTCGCATCTTTTGGTCCACCCAACTGAACATCGAAAGCACCATATACAGCCGCTTTGAACTGCTCAGCGCCTCGGAAGAAGTTTCTGTGCGTCCAGTTCAGGTTCACCTCGCCTCCACCATAATTGGCCGAGTTGGTTCGTCCCAAAGTTTCCAAACGCAACGACTGGATCTGTCTTGGTGTCAATAAGTAATAGGCATCGAATTTATGATTCAAAGAATCTGAAACGACAAATTCATTTTTCACAAATTTGAAAACGCCTAAACTGATCAATCTGCTCAAAGTCAAGTTGTGGTCTTTACGATTGTAGACATCGCCTTTTTTAAAGTACAAAGCGCGGTCAAAGATCCTTGGTTTGAATTTATGATCCGGGTCGATCACGTAGATATCTTCGTAAGCATATTTGGAAAGGGAATCTGCGTTCATCGGAACAGTGTATTTGCCGTCTTTCACATCACGAATGTTGTAATTGGGGAAAACCACCACTTTATCAATGGAAAATTGCTGCGTTGCAAGGTCTGGCGTTTGTTCTTTCAGTTTGACATTCAGTTCCACCTTGTGATTTTTTGCCACGGTGCTGTCTGCCTGGACGATGATATTATCTGGATGAAAATAGTAGAAACCTTTCTCCTTTAGTCCATTGTCGATCCTTTCCCGTTCGGCTTTGATGACGCCGAGATCAAATGGATTTCCGACTTTCAAAAGAGATTTGTCTTTCAAATTTTGAATTTCCTGATTGACCAAAGTCGAATCTTCCTGGAATTTGACCTGACTGATCAAATACTGATTTCCAGGTCTTACCGTGTAAATGACCTGTGCTTTTTTATTCTTCGAAACCGTGTCGTACTTCGCTTGCGCATTGAAATAGCCTTTGTTCTCAGAATAATTGACCAAGATATCTTTGTTGAATTCCTTATCGACATCGCCCAACAAGACAGGTTTTTCACCAAATTTATACTTCAACCAATAGTTGAATCCTTTCTCCTTCTTAGGTTCTTTGGCAATATTGTACGCATATAATTTTGGTCTCAGACCAAGAAAACTTGAGTTGGGTTTTGGCGTCAGATTTTCTTCGAGTTCAGCCTTTAAAGCTTTCCTTTGCTTCTTCGGAATGCTGTCGTTTTCGATCTTAACTTCGGCGCCTGTGTAAAGCATTTGTCCATCTTTCAGAAATTTGGTATTGCTGCAAGATGAGATGATCGCGATGGACGACAAGGCAATGACTGGCTTAAAATGGATTGGAAATCGGCTCTTCATTATTATTTAAAATCTACTACTTGGTTATTGTTTTTTTGTCTTTCTAATTTTCTTTTCTCACGCTTGGAACTCTGGAAAATCTCACGGAATTTATCATAATCCAAAGTGATGATGAAACCAACGCCTGTTTCCACGATCTGTCCTTGCAAAGCGACTTGATATTCGTTCTTACGGTAAGCTCTCAACATATATCTGCCATCTCTGGAGAGGCTGTAGTCGATTGTGACATCACCTGCGATATTGGTCGTATTCTCGTTTTGTCTGGCATCGCCTTCCAATCCGAAGTTACTTCCTACAGATACTTTCAATCGGTCATTCAGTAGTTTTTTGCTTAAGCCGACATTCAGGTCTGTTCTGGTGTTTTGAGCTCCTGTGGAATAATCTTCGGAGGATTCCAGATCAAAATTAAGGTCAACACCTTTTATCAAATCGGAAGCCAAATTATTCAATTGTTGCGATAGGATCTTGCTCACACTTTGTCTCGCCAAAGTTTCGGTGGAAAGTCCCGCACTATTTTCAAACGGATTTTCACCGATAAATCTATTTAATAAAAGCAATGCGAAAACCTGCTTATTCATTTCGTTTTCTTCCGTTCTTAGTTGTGCTAATTTTTGATCCACAACATCTTTTACGTTGGAAGAAATAGAGTTATTTTTTTCATCCGTCGTAATATCAAACGTGATGACCGGTTTCAACAGTTCGCCTTTCATTTGAAGCAAAGTATTGAATTCCATTCTCTGTTTATACTGATTGAGCATTGCGGCACTTTCTCCACTGATCTGCTGTTCCACAAGATCCAGCGGCGCGGTTTGGGTTTTATAAACTGCCGTGATGTCAAGCGTTGCTGCGGTCGGTTCGCCCGTCCAGGTGATTGTACTTCCTTTTTGGATCTCGAATTTACGTTTCAGAAGGCTCACGGTCATATCGTAGCTTCCCTGCTCTACTTCGTAAACGCCGACCAAAGTGGTTTTTCCGGATGGGTCGATTCCGCCGGTCAATTCTGCTTCACCTTGAAGTTTCACAAAATCACCGTTGGCTTTGTCTATGACCACAGACATTTTGGCTTCTTTGCTCACTTCAATATTGACACTCACGTCCATTCCTTTGATCTGGTTTTTGGCAGCCAAAGAATCTGTAACGATGGTTTTGTTCAATGCGATCTGGTCTTGGTCAATGAATTCTACAATGCCGTCTCTTTCCTGCAACGATGGACTTGATTGAGGCAACACAAATGTAAAATCTGTATCATCCGAAACCGCCAGTCTACCATCGACTTTTGGAAGGTCTAGGTTTCCTCTTACCTTCAAAGCAGCGTCGATAGACAAGATCCCGTACATCAAAGCGTCATTTGATTTTTCTGAATTCACAACTTTGAAATCTTTGGCATTGATGTCAAGATTGAAGGCAAAATCCCTGTAGGTCTGAGTCAAAACCTGACCGTCGATCTTAAGCGAATTTCCGTCCTTATCATTGATTTTGAAATCATCAAACTCGATTCCTCGGTTGGTGAACGCGATTTTATCATTGATCTTTCTGAAATCACTTCCAGTTTGCGCAATCATCAATCCGACATTATTCATTTTCACATCGCCGAGAATTTTCGGTTCAGTCGTTGTGCCTGTAATTTTCAGATCACCTGAGAGATAACCTTCTGTGTTGGTGATTGCATTCATAGAAAAGCCTTGTAGCGTTTTCATCTGAAGTTGATTCATCGCCAGATTCAGGTCAAAACTACTTGCTGCAGTGTTGTAATTTCCAGTGATCTTCACATCATTTTCGTTTCCGGAAAGCGCAATATCTGCATTGATGACATCGGCCGAAGTATTATTGGCCTTCAAAGCTAGATTCCCAACTGGACTTCCGTAAACAAAAAGGTCGGAAACATTGATGTCTGCATTGAAATTCATTTTTTTGTTCAAGTCTCTCAACTGCGCTGTTCCGTTGATCGTTCCTTTTGCCAACAGCGAATCTTTTTTAATGATCTCTGTAATGGTTTCGATTTTGAAATCTTTCAAAGTGACATTCAAAGGACTGTTTGGCGACGTGTTTTCTGATTGAACCAAGATCTCGCTTCCAGAATTTGACAGTCTGAAATTATCCGCAAAAATCCCCTGACTTCCGATCTGGATCTTGTTACCGTCAGCAACGGCCCAATCCATATAATTCAACTTCAAACCATTCGGGTTCAAAGAGATCTCTGTAATGTCATTCATCGATTTGGCGTTACCAGCAATCAGGAATTGTGTAGCGTCTTTATCGTCTTTGGTCGTGATGTTATAATTAATGATATTATCGGCGACATCACCATTGATATTGACTTTGTTCAAAGCAAAACTTTCGCTCTTCAAAGCTGCAACATCCAGATTATATTGTAGAGCTTGATTTTCGTTGGTTATCTTCAGGTTTGTATTTTCAAGCGAATTGGTGCCATACAATACTTGCGGAATCTTGGCATCGAGTTCTATTTTTTGAGAATCAGCGTTGTAGTTTCCAGTGATATTGATGGTTTCAAAGCTTTTCAATTCCGGAACGAACTTTCTGATCAAGTCGTCGTTTTTGATCGTAGCATTGACCGTGAAATATTGTCCAGCATCGATTTTCGCTGCCTTTCCTGGTTTTTGGAATTGATAATATTGATTCATCGTTTGCGACAAAGCCCCGAAGATTTGGGTCAATTTGTATTTTCCATTCAGTTCCACATCCGCAATCTGAGAATTGAATTTGATCTGCGTTGAATCCGCTGTAGAAACGGCCAACAAATTCACTTCCTGAATTGGATAAACTTCCTTCGTATCAGAGATGGCGAAGTTTTTCAGATTCAAATAACCATTCAGATTATCCGGATCAAGGCTTTTGAAATCACCATCGATTGCGCCAGCCAAAATCATTGGCGAACTGTAAAAACCAAGTTTGTTCAAATCTAATTTATTGATATTCCCATTGACTTTCACCGTTGGATTCTTGTCGTCGTAAACACCGGAAGCGGTCAATTGAAGGTTTGCATTCGGGTCTTTGGAATTGAGAACAATGTTGTAAGCGCCACGATTGATCTTGCCGACCAAATTCATATTTTGATAACGATAATCTTTGTAAGTCGCGGATTGCACGTTTCCTACAATATTCGCATTCGCATTTTTGAAATCAAAACTTTCTCCTTTCGCAGAGATCTGAGCCGTAATTGCACCGAGATCTTTGTTCTGAATGATCTTTCCGATCTGTAGATTTTGCAAGTTGGCTTTCACATCGTACAACTCACGGTTTTTTCTACGCATATCAACTTGCGCTTTGATTCCCGCGTTTCCGAGTGTGGAATACAAACTAAGATTCGTATTCACAACTTTCGTCGTGCCTTTCGCAAAGCCTTTGATGCTGAAATGCGAAGGCAAAGAAATATTGGACGGAATCGTCCCTTTTGGAACCAAATTGAAGATCGTTCTTCCAGATGAAGCCAGTTCGCCGATTTTCAAATCGTAATACAAATTGTCAGGATTCATCGCATTTCGGATTCTTCCTGATGCATTGACACGCAATTGATCCAGACCAGAAACTCTCAGTTCGTTGATCAAAAGGTCATTCACCAAACCTTTTACGTTGGCATTGACGGACAGAATTGCGTTTGGATATTTGTTGAATGGCGCGGTATTTCTAAGTGTAGGGACCAAATTCAGAATATCAGCAAAACCAATTTTGGAATCTTTGATATTTGCAGAGATATTGACCGCGCCAGGATTGGCTGATAATTGCTCGATAGAATTATAATTAAGGACAACCTCGTCTCGCAAAATGGTTTTAGAAGTCTGAAGATAAAGGTCTTTCAAGTAAGCTTCTTTGTCCGAGTACACAAAATCCGTATTGAATTTTTGAATATCCAAACCTCGCGCTTCCTGGATCTCAGCCGATTTCACACTTCCTGCAAAACCATTGTTTTCCATTTTGAAATTACGAACGTCGACATTCAGTTTTCCAAAATTAAGATGGTTGAAATCCATTCCAGTTTTGGTCGGCGCCACAGCAGTATTGTTGTAAGCGACTTTCACGTCATTGAATATCAACTTTCCGAGAAGAACTTTCATCGCTTTTTCCTGCGTTGTACTTTTTGAAACTTCAGATGTTTCCTCTTTAGGATTGGCGTTTGAAGTTGGAAGGAACAAGTTGGCGTTGATGTTTGCGCCCGTCAAATAAACGTTTCCAACATCGTAAGCATTATTTTGAAGGTCGAGATTGTTGACTTTTGTGCTCAATTCTTTAAACAAAACCTTCGCAAAAGTCTTGGAATTATCGTCACCGTAATCGATATTGAAATTCGTCAGTTTGATTCCGCTCAAGCCCAATTGCATTGGTTTTTTCTGATTGAGAGAATCCACTTTTTCCTCCACATTTTTGGATACTTCCTCGATCAGATCTTGTTTCAGTTTTAATTTCAAACCATCAAGATTGATATCGTTGACCGCGTATTTGTTATTTTGAAGATCAAAGGTTTTCACCCGTGTATCAAATGAATTGAAGTAAACCTTGATGTCATTTTTCGACTGTTGGTCGTTGAATGTAACGCCGATATCTTTTAGATTGATTTTATCAAGAGAAATAATAAAAGGCTTGGATGGACTTTCCTCTTTTTCCGAAGTCGCAAACGCATCCATTATGTAATCAAAGTTGAATTTCCCTTGCGGATCACGCACCACATTGGCACGAACACCTTCCAGATCAATTGAAGTCAGATCCGCTTTTGATTTGATCAATTGCCACATATCCAATCCGACATCAAATTTTCTCACCGCCAAAAGCGTATCTACTTTTTGACCTTTCAAGTATAGATTTTCGATGACCAAGCTGTGGGGAAAACCGATATAAACCTTTTCCAGACTTACTTTGGTCTTGATCTTACCTTCGAGGTATACGATCAATTTATCTTTAATTAAATTCTGAACGAATGGCAGCCTTAAACTAAATATGAGCAACACAAAAAAAACCACAATCGCAATGATGGTTCTGATGAAACGTCTAAATAGTTTTCCTTTATTGAGTTTTTTCAAATCTTAAAATGTTAACAAAATTAGCTATATCAAATACCGTACTATAAATACAGAATAATGATTATTCTTATAATTAACTTACATAGGAACTTTTAAAACTGCAAAGTTATTTGCTTCATTAAAGGATCATTACATCTTTTACTAAAATATAAAAAACAAAAATAAAATGTTATGAATCGCTATTCAATAATGATGGATTAACCGATAGAATCGATTGGAGCAAAAAAGTTATAATTCTAAAACAATAACCTTTCAGTAATTGAAATTCAAAAATAAAGGTATTCCTGAGGAATTGAATGGGAATTATAAGACTTATAAAAGAAAAAATTAATTCTGATCCAAATAACTCCTTACAATCTGCAAGACACCAAAGTTATCATTGGAAGAAGCGCCAAAAGTGGCAGTTTCTTTCACAGATGGATGGGCATTTTCCATGGCGTACGAGTATTTGGAGTTTTTCAGCATTTCGATATCATTCATATAATCGCCAAACGCCATCGTCTGCTCTGGTAAAATGTTGAGGGATTTTTGAAGCTTTTGTAAAGCATGACCTTTATTGATATTTTTATTCATCACATCCAACCAATATTTGCCGGATACCACGACATCGAGATCGTATTCTTCGAATTTTTTCAAAACGGGATATAGATTTTTCTCAGATCCGTTCGGGTGGTAAATGGCAATTTTGAATGTGCTGTCATCCACGACTTCCGTCATATCATTCACCTTTTGATTCTTAGTATAATATTGGCTAAAAAAGTCAATGAATTCCTGATCATCAGTTTCATAGTAAGCGCTCTTTTTAGCAGAAAGAACTGCTTTAGCTTTAGGGATCTCACGCGTTGCCTCGATGATTTTGACAACCAGGTCATGTGCCATTTCATCAGCAAAAAGTTCCTGATTTTTATAAATGATGTAGCCTCCATTTTCTGCAATGAAGCCAATTTCAGATTCTA belongs to Chryseobacterium sp. KACC 21268 and includes:
- a CDS encoding BamA/TamA family outer membrane protein, whose product is MKSRFPIHFKPVIALSSIAIISSCSNTKFLKDGQMLYTGAEVKIENDSIPKKQRKALKAELEENLTPKPNSSFLGLRPKLYAYNIAKEPKKEKGFNYWLKYKFGEKPVLLGDVDKEFNKDILVNYSENKGYFNAQAKYDTVSKNKKAQVIYTVRPGNQYLISQVKFQEDSTLVNQEIQNLKDKSLLKVGNPFDLGVIKAERERIDNGLKEKGFYYFHPDNIIVQADSTVAKNHKVELNVKLKEQTPDLATQQFSIDKVVVFPNYNIRDVKDGKYTVPMNADSLSKYAYEDIYVIDPDHKFKPRIFDRALYFKKGDVYNRKDHNLTLSRLISLGVFKFVKNEFVVSDSLNHKFDAYYLLTPRQIQSLRLETLGRTNSANYGGGEVNLNWTHRNFFRGAEQFKAAVYGAFDVQLGGPKDANNIIRVGANTQLSIPRIVAPFRFNSSSAFVPRTNINLGYEYQSRTELYTLHNFNASFGYVWKENVRKEHDLKVIDITMVAPQTITDKYRQQINGDPENGIPANPTLQRVVDKQLIFGPTYTYTYTNTTSPKTNTIYYRGMLDLAGNITGLVTGANAKKGDQKNIFGVPFSQYAKMEHDFRFYHKFNEKTNFASRIIAGIAYPYGNSEFVPYSRQFFVGGSNSIRAFRARTLGPGSYDPRVQNASFYFDQSGDIKLEMNAEYRANIYKFLNVAAFVDAGNIWLVNDDINEQGVNTRPGGKFSKDFLSEVAVGAGVGLRLDFSILVLRLDLAMPLKVPYYEKGDRWVLDRVKFGDSAWRKDNLILNIAIGYPF
- a CDS encoding ATP-binding protein is translated as MNSPDLIQPEQLLSILFKSPNATAIYTGDEITIISANEAMLNFWGKDRKVVGKNFTDALPELSGQPFFDILQNVWRSGETYLAKDYPAVLDVDGELQYYYFDFEYKAITDENGKTKYILHTAFEVSDRMAARKLVIEKAKAEEKLTKDLGEINEEYQITNEELLNINAKLENVNKELIHYKNQLEELNHNLVESETRFKSLVKHSPVAMASLKGKDFEIDVVNDAILEIWGKDRSVIGLPLATALPEIKEQNFLNILTDVYNSGKSFYGKEHRTVLSINDQSVERYLNFVYKPISDATGKSYAILIVAIDVTDQVNSRESVNEINTRLQIAMDASSLGSTEVNVATGIMQSTDQFKRNYGFSPEEDFTYADLFEAMLPEHHERVKGLVQEAMRTNGIYKTEYPIKWRDGSLHWIEAHGRPRYNKEGVADRMVGMTADITEKKMFEQRKDDFLSIASHELKTPLTILKASIQLLDRLKDKPFSATHSKLIDQSSKSVETMVVLIDELLNMRRMNEDQLKLEKTKFNLFNMLSNSCNHVRMEGKYNITVQGDKSIEVYADENRIDQVVINFVNNAVKYAAHSNQIQIIIESLNDEVKVSVKDFGDGIDAEILPHLFDRYYRADHSGKTYSGLGLGLYICAEIIKKHDGNIGAKSTIGEGSTFWFTLPE
- a CDS encoding 1-acyl-sn-glycerol-3-phosphate acyltransferase — encoded protein: MSKFDEIRPFYDDEVNVALQSVAKHPMMKALMSFTFPNKDEDFWIDEFKNVHSINDFQSQFISQTVLQILERSSEGLTTSGFDQLDKNQSYLFISNHRDIVLDTSLLNLALLNGGFVMTSSAIGDNLVKKPFLHVLAKLNRNFLVQRGISIREQLSSSKTLSEYIYNLLINENRSVWMAQREGRAKDGNDFTQQGVLKMLAMSAEDQSLTDFFKTLKIVPLSISYEYDPTDSLKMPQLMAKSRNEVYVKDHNEDFTTMLSGVLGQKKRIHLHAGKVLNTELDNIANEFDNKNKQLQAIAQIIDDSIIQNYKLWPTKYIAYDLLHKTDQFAHRYTEEEKQLFIRRLEMRIDSFDSALKESFLAMYANPVINKMKYQQDLSS